One region of Ammospiza caudacuta isolate bAmmCau1 chromosome 22, bAmmCau1.pri, whole genome shotgun sequence genomic DNA includes:
- the DDI2 gene encoding protein DDI1 homolog 2 isoform X3, translated as MLLTVFCLRRDRSEITFNLQVDADFELQNFRALCELESGIPAAESQIVYAERPLTDNNRSLASYGLKDGDVVILRHKETVEPRPSMRFPGLPRIDFSSIAVPGTSSQQPPPPAQRPRPSPPDAPSFPQGLDNPALLREMLLANPHELSLLKERNPPLAEALLSGDLEKFTRVLLEQQQDRARREQERIRLYSADPFDLEAQAKIEEDIRQQNIEENMTIAMEEAPESFGQVVMLYINCKVNGHPVKAFVDSGAQMTIMSQACAERCNIMRLVDRRWAGIAKGVGTQKIIGRVHLAQVQIEGDFLACSFSILEEQPMDMLLGLDMLKRHQCSIDLKKNVLVIGTTGSQTSFLPEGELPECARLAYGAGRDDVRPEDIADQELAEAIQKSVEEAGGTKRTKKGKKRKRKKDRKRK; from the exons ATGCTGCTCACCGTGTTCTGCCTGCGCCGCGACCGCTCCGAGATCACCTTCAACCTGCAGGTGGATGCCGACTTCGAGCTGCAGAACTTCCGCGCCCTTTGCGAGCTGGAGTCCGGCATCCCGGCGGCCGAGAGCCAG ATCGTTTATGCCGAGCGGCCGCTGACCGACAACAACCGCTCCTTGGCCTCCTATGGCTTGAAGGACGGCGACGTGGTGATCCTGCGCCACAAGGAGACGGTGGAGCCACGGCCCTCCATGCGCTTCCCAG GTCTGCCCAGGATCGATTTCAGCAGCATCGCCGTTCCCGGGACATCCTCGCAGCAGCCTCCGCCCCCGGCGCAGCGGCCGCGCCCCTCGCCCCCGGACGCGCCCTCGTTCCCTCAGGGCCTGGACAACCCGGCCCTGCTGCGGGAGATGCTGCTGGCCAACCCCCAcgagctgtccctgctcaagGAGCGCAACCCGCCCCTGGCCGAGGCCTTGCTCAGCGGGGACCTCG AGAAATTCACCAGGGTGTTGCTGGAGCAACAGCAGGACCGGGCCCGGCGTGAGCAGGAGAGGATCCGGCTCTATTCCGCCGACCCCTTTGATCTCGAGGCACAGGCCAAGATAGAAGAAGACATAAG GCAACAAAACATTGAAGAGAACATGACGATAGCGATGGAAGAGGCACCCGAGAGCTTTGGGCAGGTGGTGATGCTCTACATCAACTGCAAAGTCAATGGACACCCTGTGAAAGCCTTTGTGGACTCAG GTGCCCAGATGACCATCATGAGCCAAGCCTGTGCTGAAAGGTGCAACATCATGAGGCTGGTGGATCGGCGGTGGGCTGGCATTGCTAAGGGTGTGGGGACACAGAAAATCATTGGCAGAGTGCACTTAG CTCAGGTGCAGATCGAAGGGGATTTCCTGGCGTGCTCCTTCTCAATCCTTGAAGAGCAGCCCATGGACATGCTCCTAGGACTGGATATGCTTAAGAGGCATCAG TGCTCCATTGATCTCAAGAAGAACGTGCTGGTGATTGGCACCACGGGCTCTCAGACCTCCTTCCTGCCCGAGGGGGAGCTGCCCGAGTGCGCGCGGCTGGCGTACGGCGCGGGGCGCGACGACGTGCGGCCCGAGGACATCGCCGACCAGGAGCTCGCTGAGGCAATACAGAAATCCGTAGAGGAAGCAG GTGGTACCAAGAGAaccaagaaaggaaaaaagagaaaacgGAAGAAGGACAGAAAGAGAAAGTGA
- the DDI2 gene encoding protein DDI1 homolog 2 isoform X2, whose product MLLTVFCLRRDRSEITFNLQVDADFELQNFRALCELESGIPAAESQIVYAERPLTDNNRSLASYGLKDGDVVILRHKETVEPRPSMRFPGLPRIDFSSIAVPGTSSQQPPPPAQRPRPSPPDAPSFPQGLDNPALLREMLLANPHELSLLKERNPPLAEALLSGDLEKFTRVLLEQQQDRARREQERIRLYSADPFDLEAQAKIEEDIRQQNIEENMTIAMEEAPESFGQVVMLYINCKVNGHPVKAFVDSGAQMTIMSQACAERCNIMRLVDRRWAGIAKGVGTQKIIGRVHLAQVQIEGDFLACSFSILEEQPMDMLLGLDMLKRHQCSIDLKKNVLVIGTTGSQTSFLPEGELPECARLAYGAGRDDVRPEDIADQELAEAIQKSVEEAVAARWYQENQERKKEKTEEGQKEKVMQFQRSSAPHNTCVLL is encoded by the exons ATGCTGCTCACCGTGTTCTGCCTGCGCCGCGACCGCTCCGAGATCACCTTCAACCTGCAGGTGGATGCCGACTTCGAGCTGCAGAACTTCCGCGCCCTTTGCGAGCTGGAGTCCGGCATCCCGGCGGCCGAGAGCCAG ATCGTTTATGCCGAGCGGCCGCTGACCGACAACAACCGCTCCTTGGCCTCCTATGGCTTGAAGGACGGCGACGTGGTGATCCTGCGCCACAAGGAGACGGTGGAGCCACGGCCCTCCATGCGCTTCCCAG GTCTGCCCAGGATCGATTTCAGCAGCATCGCCGTTCCCGGGACATCCTCGCAGCAGCCTCCGCCCCCGGCGCAGCGGCCGCGCCCCTCGCCCCCGGACGCGCCCTCGTTCCCTCAGGGCCTGGACAACCCGGCCCTGCTGCGGGAGATGCTGCTGGCCAACCCCCAcgagctgtccctgctcaagGAGCGCAACCCGCCCCTGGCCGAGGCCTTGCTCAGCGGGGACCTCG AGAAATTCACCAGGGTGTTGCTGGAGCAACAGCAGGACCGGGCCCGGCGTGAGCAGGAGAGGATCCGGCTCTATTCCGCCGACCCCTTTGATCTCGAGGCACAGGCCAAGATAGAAGAAGACATAAG GCAACAAAACATTGAAGAGAACATGACGATAGCGATGGAAGAGGCACCCGAGAGCTTTGGGCAGGTGGTGATGCTCTACATCAACTGCAAAGTCAATGGACACCCTGTGAAAGCCTTTGTGGACTCAG GTGCCCAGATGACCATCATGAGCCAAGCCTGTGCTGAAAGGTGCAACATCATGAGGCTGGTGGATCGGCGGTGGGCTGGCATTGCTAAGGGTGTGGGGACACAGAAAATCATTGGCAGAGTGCACTTAG CTCAGGTGCAGATCGAAGGGGATTTCCTGGCGTGCTCCTTCTCAATCCTTGAAGAGCAGCCCATGGACATGCTCCTAGGACTGGATATGCTTAAGAGGCATCAG TGCTCCATTGATCTCAAGAAGAACGTGCTGGTGATTGGCACCACGGGCTCTCAGACCTCCTTCCTGCCCGAGGGGGAGCTGCCCGAGTGCGCGCGGCTGGCGTACGGCGCGGGGCGCGACGACGTGCGGCCCGAGGACATCGCCGACCAGGAGCTCGCTGAGGCAATACAGAAATCCGTAGAGGAAGCAG TTGCTGCTAGGTGGTACCAAGAGAaccaagaaaggaaaaaagagaaaacgGAAGAAGGACAGAAAGAGAAAGTGATGCAGTTCCAAAGAAGCTCAGCTCCCCACAACACGTGTGTTCTTTTATAA
- the DDI2 gene encoding protein DDI1 homolog 2 isoform X4: MLLTVFCLRRDRSEITFNLQVDADFELQNFRALCELESGIPAAESQIVYAERPLTDNNRSLASYGLKDGDVVILRHKETVEPRPSMRFPGLPRIDFSSIAVPGTSSQQPPPPAQRPRPSPPDAPSFPQGLDNPALLREMLLANPHELSLLKERNPPLAEALLSGDLEKFTRVLLEQQQDRARREQERIRLYSADPFDLEAQAKIEEDIRQQNIEENMTIAMEEAPESFGQVVMLYINCKVNGHPVKAFVDSGAQMTIMSQACAERCNIMRLVDRRWAGIAKGVGTQKIIGRVHLAQVQIEGDFLACSFSILEEQPMDMLLGLDMLKRHQCSIDLKKNVLVIGTTGSQTSFLPEGELPECARLAYGAGRDDVRPEDIADQELAEAIQKSVEEAERRKP, encoded by the exons ATGCTGCTCACCGTGTTCTGCCTGCGCCGCGACCGCTCCGAGATCACCTTCAACCTGCAGGTGGATGCCGACTTCGAGCTGCAGAACTTCCGCGCCCTTTGCGAGCTGGAGTCCGGCATCCCGGCGGCCGAGAGCCAG ATCGTTTATGCCGAGCGGCCGCTGACCGACAACAACCGCTCCTTGGCCTCCTATGGCTTGAAGGACGGCGACGTGGTGATCCTGCGCCACAAGGAGACGGTGGAGCCACGGCCCTCCATGCGCTTCCCAG GTCTGCCCAGGATCGATTTCAGCAGCATCGCCGTTCCCGGGACATCCTCGCAGCAGCCTCCGCCCCCGGCGCAGCGGCCGCGCCCCTCGCCCCCGGACGCGCCCTCGTTCCCTCAGGGCCTGGACAACCCGGCCCTGCTGCGGGAGATGCTGCTGGCCAACCCCCAcgagctgtccctgctcaagGAGCGCAACCCGCCCCTGGCCGAGGCCTTGCTCAGCGGGGACCTCG AGAAATTCACCAGGGTGTTGCTGGAGCAACAGCAGGACCGGGCCCGGCGTGAGCAGGAGAGGATCCGGCTCTATTCCGCCGACCCCTTTGATCTCGAGGCACAGGCCAAGATAGAAGAAGACATAAG GCAACAAAACATTGAAGAGAACATGACGATAGCGATGGAAGAGGCACCCGAGAGCTTTGGGCAGGTGGTGATGCTCTACATCAACTGCAAAGTCAATGGACACCCTGTGAAAGCCTTTGTGGACTCAG GTGCCCAGATGACCATCATGAGCCAAGCCTGTGCTGAAAGGTGCAACATCATGAGGCTGGTGGATCGGCGGTGGGCTGGCATTGCTAAGGGTGTGGGGACACAGAAAATCATTGGCAGAGTGCACTTAG CTCAGGTGCAGATCGAAGGGGATTTCCTGGCGTGCTCCTTCTCAATCCTTGAAGAGCAGCCCATGGACATGCTCCTAGGACTGGATATGCTTAAGAGGCATCAG TGCTCCATTGATCTCAAGAAGAACGTGCTGGTGATTGGCACCACGGGCTCTCAGACCTCCTTCCTGCCCGAGGGGGAGCTGCCCGAGTGCGCGCGGCTGGCGTACGGCGCGGGGCGCGACGACGTGCGGCCCGAGGACATCGCCGACCAGGAGCTCGCTGAGGCAATACAGAAATCCGTAGAGGAAGCAG AACGTCGGAAGCCTTGA